From a single Fulvivirga ulvae genomic region:
- a CDS encoding pyridoxamine 5'-phosphate oxidase family protein, producing MENGGEKLRDDIAAIEVAMLTTMDDNHNLRSRPMYTLQLDGEGVLWFFTMRDSPKLDEIEENNHVNLNYADANSHTYISITGTAVCVDDEERKEKFWNPIHEAWFPKGKDDPNLCLLKVRIKHAELWDTETSSMRELIKVEEVK from the coding sequence ATGGAAAACGGAGGAGAAAAACTGAGAGATGATATCGCCGCCATAGAGGTGGCGATGTTAACAACCATGGACGATAACCATAACCTGAGAAGCAGACCCATGTACACCCTCCAGCTCGACGGAGAGGGTGTACTTTGGTTTTTTACGATGCGCGACTCTCCAAAACTTGACGAAATAGAAGAGAATAACCACGTTAACCTTAATTACGCTGATGCCAACAGCCATACATACATTTCAATCACAGGTACAGCAGTGTGCGTAGATGATGAGGAGCGCAAAGAAAAATTCTGGAACCCCATACACGAGGCCTGGTTCCCCAAAGGGAAAGACGACCCAAATCTGTGCCTGCTCAAAGTCAGGATCAAACATGCGGAACTATGGGATACCGAGACCTCATCCATGAGAGAGCTGATCAAGGTGGAGGAGGTAAAATAG
- a CDS encoding translocation/assembly module TamB domain-containing protein — MKAGKFKTILLKILKSIGWFLLGVILLLVILVFSLRIPAVQQYVTTEAVNFFKSKTNTEARIGRLYVDFPTAIVVEDIYIEDLKGDTLAYCHYLRVNTDLWGLLDNRFEINDLEVRQLVSNIHNQETDSTFNFQFIADAFATPAKPKDTTATPAKPFTFALYEADIENARVNYNDLYNGMKLFVNLGHFYADISRFDLNQSAITIDQVTLENSTGAFTILKETTSTDTASSQVFDIEGKELLVDHVKFTFEDKPGQMKVRTDIGHVEAEIKELDIASQVYQAKSIAIANTFVSIDQFSNPGDTIGTAVQDTIPADELKMLASAEQASIQNIAFRFYDHNYEPAKGFDPYHMWFQQLSAELGEVQFENGYAQGKVSSLSAKEKGGMDLEQLKAEFKYGREASYVRDLNLITQYSNLNGDLEIAYPSIEALQQNPQQVEINADFRRSKFDMEDLYYFQPALKSQIPYLTGNTSDIVFEGQISGKLADLQIAGFYAEALHSTTAAIEGAVQGLPDINHARWNIKLQKLATTKRDLYTILSDTLIPPNISLPPSMKVSGSFKGTMNDFKTKATVTSAYGDVSADVDMAMLPDSLYTYQGNVNVDSFDLGKLMAGDTTMGKLTLQAEVDGKGFALEEINTRIEGKVASLGYNNYTYNDLTINGRVHAREFNGELAMNDPNLDFDFNGLVNLNDSVPRYEFSLDLRSADLKALNFAQNDLRLRAKVTSDIKASSVENINGTLEVEDFVISRGEELYRIDTFLLSSTTNKDITDISIYSRVLEANFEGNFDLVTLPQVLQQHFNRYYSLNDVENVEKLAHQEFTFSINIKRPQFFSEMIIPGLEELQPGPIRGKYNSEQWMLDIDIILPKVVYNGITIDSLNVDIQSDEEYLNYETRIGKLATGSMVVDHVSLSGVVEADHIETDLRIMDDEGERKYHFGGIFISGPDYYRFQFTPGEFVLNYDPWDIKPSNSLDFYPSGLWVKNLFLNNGNQEIKIESIINQRGDSVLTAGITDFDLSFLGKLEEAKGYLIGGILNGDIDINMESSKFAFTSDININDFSYRGDTLGKVVLHAYNTNNIKYNLDLDITSQTNNLKVDGYYLADSVPTLNLEANLVRLDLSTVESFTMGQLQDMNGRLTGNLKVAGTLTDPDINGKLTFSEASFRVSYLQSLLSVNEESIIFNKTGITFNDFILRDKDNNEAHIDGEMLTDNYTAYEFDLEIKADNFLLLNTTEDDNDLFYGNLAINTTARITGTSNQPDIQLNVSPKSGSNLTYVIPEEEIQIQEREGVVEFFDKDLEEDPFLEGKETSATTDSISAALQGLNLTAKIDVNRNSTFSVVIDPVTGDKLTVQGDANLTLGIKPSGDITLTGRYEVYDGAYNLNFYGLVKREFDIRQGSYLIWTGDPLNARMDITATYTVSAVYEIPGGINETSTQKAPFIVYLDIKNELLNPDITFRLGLEESAAASGAEAFVAQVNKNQNDVNTQVFYLLLFKSTKDLESFSTTGSGGNIAESTARSSASRILSNQLNKLAGKIEGVELSLDLQSYNTSGTASGGTTQLELGLSKQLFNNRVVVKVAGNFGLEGEQAEQQQSLSDFAGDIRIEYKLTEDGRFRLVGFRENEYDNLLQGEVIKTGAGVIFVRDYDSFKELFKVKDKKNEEKNRQTEENKEVKQSTNQ, encoded by the coding sequence ATGAAAGCAGGTAAGTTTAAAACCATATTGCTCAAAATACTCAAATCAATAGGATGGTTCCTGCTTGGGGTCATCCTGTTGTTGGTGATACTGGTATTTTCTTTGAGGATACCGGCCGTTCAGCAATATGTAACTACAGAGGCAGTTAACTTTTTTAAGAGCAAGACCAATACCGAAGCCCGCATAGGAAGGTTATATGTTGATTTTCCCACTGCTATTGTTGTTGAAGACATATACATAGAGGACCTTAAAGGCGATACATTGGCATATTGCCATTATTTAAGAGTAAACACCGATCTGTGGGGATTGCTCGACAACCGTTTCGAAATTAATGATCTGGAAGTCAGACAGCTTGTCTCCAATATCCATAATCAGGAAACTGACAGCACTTTTAATTTTCAGTTCATAGCGGATGCCTTTGCCACCCCTGCCAAACCGAAGGATACAACAGCCACCCCAGCCAAACCTTTCACGTTTGCCCTGTATGAAGCCGATATTGAAAATGCAAGGGTAAACTATAATGACCTGTACAATGGCATGAAACTCTTTGTAAACCTTGGACATTTCTATGCTGATATTTCCAGGTTTGATCTCAATCAATCTGCAATTACCATTGATCAGGTTACGTTGGAAAATAGCACCGGAGCATTCACCATACTCAAAGAGACCACCTCTACGGATACCGCCTCGTCACAGGTTTTTGATATAGAAGGCAAAGAACTGCTGGTTGATCATGTGAAATTTACCTTTGAAGATAAGCCCGGGCAAATGAAGGTCCGAACGGACATTGGACATGTAGAAGCAGAAATTAAAGAACTGGATATAGCCAGCCAGGTTTACCAGGCCAAAAGTATCGCTATAGCCAATACCTTTGTTTCCATAGATCAGTTTAGCAATCCCGGCGATACGATTGGCACGGCGGTGCAGGATACCATACCTGCCGATGAACTTAAAATGCTGGCATCTGCAGAGCAGGCTTCCATTCAAAATATTGCTTTCAGATTTTACGACCATAACTATGAACCTGCCAAAGGCTTTGATCCTTACCATATGTGGTTTCAACAGCTAAGTGCAGAGCTGGGTGAAGTACAGTTCGAAAATGGGTACGCTCAGGGCAAGGTCAGCAGCCTTTCTGCTAAAGAAAAAGGAGGAATGGATTTGGAGCAATTAAAGGCTGAGTTTAAGTATGGACGAGAGGCTTCCTATGTTCGAGATCTTAATTTAATCACCCAATACTCCAATTTAAACGGAGACCTCGAAATTGCCTACCCATCAATAGAGGCTCTGCAGCAAAATCCTCAACAGGTAGAAATCAATGCAGATTTCAGAAGATCAAAATTTGATATGGAAGACCTGTATTATTTCCAGCCTGCGCTAAAATCGCAAATACCATATTTAACAGGTAATACCAGCGATATTGTATTTGAGGGCCAGATTTCGGGCAAACTGGCCGACTTACAGATAGCCGGGTTTTATGCGGAAGCACTCCACTCCACTACCGCTGCTATAGAAGGGGCAGTACAGGGCTTACCAGACATCAACCATGCCCGCTGGAATATAAAATTACAAAAGCTGGCAACCACTAAGAGGGATCTCTATACCATTTTATCGGATACACTAATACCCCCAAATATCAGCCTGCCACCTTCAATGAAGGTATCCGGTTCTTTTAAGGGTACCATGAACGATTTCAAAACAAAGGCAACAGTTACCAGTGCTTATGGAGATGTAAGTGCCGATGTAGACATGGCCATGCTTCCCGACAGTCTGTACACTTACCAGGGAAATGTCAACGTGGACAGCTTCGACCTGGGCAAGCTGATGGCTGGCGACACTACTATGGGCAAGCTTACCTTACAGGCAGAGGTGGATGGGAAGGGCTTTGCCCTGGAAGAAATCAATACCAGGATCGAAGGAAAAGTAGCTTCATTAGGCTACAATAATTACACTTATAATGACCTCACAATCAACGGAAGGGTACATGCGAGGGAGTTTAACGGTGAATTGGCTATGAATGATCCTAACCTGGATTTTGACTTTAACGGGCTGGTAAACCTGAACGACAGTGTTCCCCGGTATGAGTTTTCATTAGACTTAAGATCTGCCGACCTTAAAGCTTTGAATTTTGCTCAAAATGATCTCAGGCTTAGAGCAAAAGTAACTTCTGACATCAAAGCTTCATCCGTTGAAAATATCAACGGCACACTGGAAGTCGAAGATTTTGTAATATCCCGGGGAGAAGAGTTATATAGAATAGACACCTTTTTGTTATCATCAACCACCAATAAAGATATTACCGATATCTCTATATACTCCAGGGTACTGGAAGCAAACTTTGAGGGTAACTTTGACCTGGTAACACTTCCTCAGGTTTTGCAGCAGCATTTTAACAGGTACTACTCACTAAACGATGTGGAAAATGTCGAGAAGCTCGCCCATCAGGAGTTTACCTTTAGTATCAATATTAAACGTCCCCAGTTCTTTTCCGAAATGATTATTCCGGGGCTTGAAGAACTTCAGCCCGGCCCGATCAGAGGAAAGTACAATAGCGAGCAATGGATGCTGGATATCGATATAATCTTGCCCAAGGTAGTTTATAACGGTATAACCATCGATTCATTAAATGTTGATATACAATCTGACGAAGAATACCTTAACTATGAAACCAGGATCGGAAAACTGGCCACAGGAAGTATGGTCGTTGACCACGTTAGTCTTTCGGGAGTCGTAGAGGCAGACCACATTGAGACCGACCTCAGGATAATGGATGATGAGGGAGAAAGAAAATACCACTTTGGAGGGATCTTCATTAGCGGACCAGACTATTACAGGTTTCAGTTCACGCCCGGTGAGTTCGTTCTCAATTATGACCCGTGGGACATAAAACCAAGCAACAGCCTTGATTTTTACCCTTCCGGCCTTTGGGTAAAGAACCTGTTCCTGAACAATGGAAACCAGGAGATCAAAATTGAGTCCATCATTAATCAACGAGGAGATAGTGTGCTTACAGCCGGTATTACCGATTTTGATCTGAGTTTCCTGGGCAAACTGGAGGAAGCAAAGGGTTATCTTATCGGAGGGATATTGAACGGAGATATCGACATTAATATGGAGTCATCCAAATTTGCTTTTACCTCCGATATTAATATCAATGACTTCAGCTACAGGGGAGACACCTTGGGGAAGGTTGTGCTTCATGCCTATAACACCAATAACATAAAATATAACCTCGACCTTGATATTACCAGCCAGACCAATAACCTGAAGGTAGATGGCTATTACCTTGCCGATAGTGTGCCTACCCTAAATCTGGAGGCCAATCTTGTACGTCTCGATCTTTCCACCGTCGAGTCTTTTACCATGGGTCAGCTGCAGGATATGAATGGCCGGCTTACCGGCAACCTGAAAGTAGCAGGCACATTAACTGACCCTGATATTAATGGTAAACTGACCTTTAGCGAAGCGTCTTTCAGAGTTAGCTACTTGCAAAGCCTGCTAAGTGTAAATGAGGAAAGTATTATCTTCAATAAAACGGGGATAACCTTTAACGACTTTATTCTAAGAGATAAAGATAATAATGAAGCCCACATTGACGGAGAAATGTTAACCGATAACTATACAGCCTATGAGTTTGACCTGGAGATTAAAGCTGATAATTTCCTTCTACTTAACACAACCGAAGATGACAATGACCTGTTTTACGGTAACCTTGCTATAAATACAACTGCACGGATCACGGGTACATCCAATCAGCCTGATATACAGCTAAACGTAAGCCCGAAGTCGGGCAGTAACCTGACCTATGTTATTCCGGAAGAGGAGATCCAGATCCAGGAACGTGAAGGCGTGGTAGAATTTTTTGACAAAGACCTTGAGGAGGATCCGTTTCTCGAAGGAAAGGAAACCTCAGCAACCACTGACTCAATAAGTGCTGCATTGCAAGGGTTAAACCTTACGGCAAAAATTGATGTAAACCGTAACAGTACCTTTAGCGTGGTCATAGATCCGGTTACCGGTGATAAGCTCACGGTGCAGGGAGATGCCAACCTTACCCTGGGGATTAAGCCATCAGGCGATATTACACTCACAGGCCGCTATGAGGTATATGACGGAGCCTATAACCTAAACTTCTACGGTTTGGTCAAAAGGGAGTTTGATATCAGGCAGGGCAGCTACCTCATATGGACAGGCGACCCTCTCAATGCCCGAATGGATATCACAGCCACCTATACGGTTTCCGCGGTATATGAAATCCCGGGCGGCATCAATGAAACTTCTACCCAAAAAGCTCCTTTTATTGTTTATCTGGATATCAAAAACGAATTGCTTAATCCCGATATAACATTCAGGTTGGGGCTGGAAGAAAGCGCGGCAGCATCAGGAGCCGAGGCCTTTGTGGCGCAGGTTAATAAAAATCAGAATGATGTCAATACCCAGGTGTTTTACCTCCTGTTATTTAAATCAACCAAAGACCTGGAGTCATTCAGTACCACCGGCTCAGGTGGCAATATAGCAGAATCTACTGCCAGAAGCAGTGCCAGCCGAATATTGAGTAATCAGTTAAATAAACTTGCAGGAAAAATAGAAGGAGTGGAGCTAAGTCTTGATCTTCAGTCATATAATACTTCAGGCACTGCATCAGGGGGCACTACACAATTGGAACTAGGGCTGTCCAAACAACTTTTCAATAATCGTGTTGTGGTGAAAGTAGCCGGAAACTTTGGGCTGGAAGGTGAGCAGGCCGAGCAGCAGCAAAGCCTCTCGGATTTTGCAGGAGATATTCGCATAGAATACAAACTCACTGAAGACGGGCGTTTCAGGCTCGTCGGATTCCGAGAAAACGAATACGACAACCTGCTTCAGGGAGAGGTAATTAAAACTGGTGCGGGTGTTATTTTTGTGCGCGATTATGACTCTTTTAAAGAACTGTTCAAAGTGAAGGATAAAAAGAACGAGGAGAAAAACCGCCAGACGGAAGAAAATAAAGAAGTAAAACAGTCTACAAACCAGTGA
- a CDS encoding OmpA family protein: protein MEQVRNRLISLATAAFILMAFVFGSYLMSGCQASNTTKGGAIGAASGGAIGAAIGSASDNTAVGAIIGAAVGGTAGALIGRRMDKQAEELRRDLEGAEVERVGEGIKITFDSGLLFDVDSYNLKPATKANLNDLANTLKKYENTDILIEGHTDNTGSDSYNQSLSENRAGAVTNYISAQGVSRSRITTMGYGEAQPVADNGSPSGRQQNRRVEVAIYANDKMKKMAERGEL, encoded by the coding sequence ATGGAACAAGTTAGAAATAGACTAATATCACTGGCTACCGCAGCTTTTATATTAATGGCATTTGTTTTTGGCTCTTACCTGATGTCCGGTTGCCAGGCCAGCAATACTACTAAAGGGGGAGCCATAGGAGCGGCTTCAGGCGGGGCTATTGGAGCAGCCATAGGTAGTGCATCGGATAATACCGCTGTTGGTGCCATTATAGGAGCGGCCGTAGGTGGTACTGCCGGAGCCTTAATCGGGCGACGCATGGATAAGCAGGCCGAAGAGCTAAGAAGAGACCTTGAAGGTGCAGAGGTTGAGAGAGTAGGTGAGGGTATTAAAATTACTTTTGATTCGGGACTGTTATTTGACGTAGACTCCTATAACCTGAAACCTGCTACAAAGGCAAACCTGAATGATCTTGCCAATACCTTGAAAAAATATGAAAACACTGACATTCTCATAGAAGGACATACGGATAATACAGGTTCGGACAGCTACAACCAGTCCCTGTCAGAAAACCGTGCCGGTGCTGTGACTAATTATATCAGTGCCCAGGGTGTAAGCAGAAGCCGGATCACTACTATGGGCTATGGCGAGGCACAACCCGTTGCTGATAACGGTTCACCCAGTGGCCGTCAACAAAACAGAAGAGTTGAAGTGGCTATTTATGCCAATGATAAAATGAAGAAGATGGCTGAGAGAGGTGAACTTTAA
- a CDS encoding HepT-like ribonuclease domain-containing protein — protein sequence MTKEEQQLHLNNIIKGIEEIQEETRGLNYRQFTEEEQVKESVYMNFQMIGQAAHELESGSDDVPGLNFKSDILSGFRNARYNGEAELDHQMIWNVIENDLEIIRDEIMETSAEMDRPSENELKEADIENTDRRD from the coding sequence ATGACAAAGGAGGAGCAACAACTACACCTTAATAACATTATCAAAGGCATTGAAGAAATTCAGGAAGAGACGCGTGGATTGAACTACCGGCAGTTTACTGAAGAGGAACAGGTTAAAGAATCAGTCTATATGAATTTCCAAATGATAGGGCAGGCAGCTCATGAACTTGAAAGCGGCTCGGATGATGTTCCCGGCCTGAATTTTAAATCAGATATTTTGAGCGGTTTCAGAAATGCGAGGTACAACGGGGAAGCCGAGCTCGACCACCAGATGATCTGGAATGTAATTGAAAATGATCTCGAAATCATCAGAGATGAAATCATGGAAACTTCTGCCGAAATGGACCGGCCTTCCGAAAACGAACTAAAAGAAGCTGATATTGAAAACACCGATCGCAGGGATTAA
- a CDS encoding c-type cytochrome translates to MTPNKLLTRVFLAFTLASSLLLFHNSQAQEAAQQDTAVAEGNDEQPAAQGAASGLPTEADRISEGQSLFNANCKTCHKVKEKLVGPALQGVYDRAPSIDWIVDFVHNSSKVIASGDDYANKLYQEYNQTQMTAFPTLSRDQILNILGYIKQEAEKAPEVVTPTEGADTAQATGEGVPAGYLNAIMIGLVIVLVLILVVLILITTVLRKYLNQQKDLDEEDKEIVNASFKLDAVFKSKPFLFLVVFITTAIVFKVVINNLYAVGVQQGYAPKQPIAFSHKLHAGENDIDCNYCHTGVRISKNANIPSPNICMNCHTMIKNVAGQSGVSPEIQKIYDAIENDRPIEWVRIHNLPDLAYFNHSQHVEVGGIECQTCHGEIQEMEVVRQHSLLTMGWCIDCHRKTDVNTKGNEYYDNLVELHEGQSKEALKVEDIGGLECSKCHY, encoded by the coding sequence ATGACGCCAAACAAATTACTGACTCGCGTTTTTTTAGCATTTACACTAGCAAGTTCACTTTTACTTTTTCACAATTCTCAGGCTCAGGAAGCCGCTCAACAAGATACGGCAGTTGCTGAAGGTAATGATGAGCAACCGGCTGCACAAGGTGCTGCCTCAGGGTTGCCCACAGAGGCTGATCGCATAAGCGAAGGTCAATCATTATTTAATGCCAACTGTAAAACCTGTCATAAGGTTAAAGAGAAACTTGTAGGGCCTGCGCTACAGGGCGTTTATGACAGAGCTCCATCCATTGACTGGATTGTTGACTTTGTGCATAACTCATCAAAAGTAATTGCTAGCGGCGACGATTACGCAAATAAATTATACCAGGAGTACAACCAGACTCAGATGACAGCGTTTCCTACGCTTTCAAGAGATCAGATTCTTAATATTTTAGGGTACATCAAGCAAGAGGCCGAAAAAGCCCCTGAGGTAGTTACTCCAACTGAAGGAGCTGATACTGCACAGGCAACGGGTGAGGGCGTTCCTGCAGGGTACCTAAATGCAATTATGATTGGGCTGGTTATAGTGCTGGTTCTGATACTTGTTGTGTTAATATTAATAACTACTGTACTCAGAAAGTATCTTAATCAACAAAAAGACCTTGACGAAGAGGATAAAGAGATAGTAAACGCATCGTTCAAACTGGATGCGGTATTCAAAAGTAAGCCATTTCTGTTTCTTGTCGTTTTCATTACAACAGCAATCGTTTTCAAGGTTGTAATAAATAATCTTTATGCCGTAGGCGTTCAGCAGGGATATGCCCCTAAGCAGCCGATTGCATTCTCGCACAAGCTTCATGCGGGAGAAAATGATATTGACTGTAACTACTGCCACACAGGTGTCAGGATCAGTAAAAACGCCAATATACCTTCTCCCAATATTTGTATGAACTGTCATACAATGATCAAGAATGTTGCCGGCCAGTCAGGTGTTTCTCCTGAGATCCAGAAGATATATGATGCCATTGAAAATGACAGGCCTATTGAATGGGTAAGGATACATAACCTTCCTGATCTGGCTTATTTTAATCACTCCCAACACGTAGAAGTTGGAGGCATCGAGTGCCAGACTTGTCATGGTGAAATACAGGAAATGGAAGTTGTACGTCAGCATTCATTGTTGACTATGGGATGGTGTATCGACTGTCACAGAAAGACAGACGTTAACACCAAAGGCAATGAGTACTATGATAATTTAGTTGAGTTGCACGAAGGGCAAAGCAAAGAGGCATTGAAAGTAGAAGACATCGGAGGCTTGGAGTGTTCTAAGTGCCATTATTAA
- a CDS encoding Hsp20/alpha crystallin family protein yields the protein MLYDLDKRKKREDLNEGFWDDFTNRDLFEDFPVRARRQSRPAINIIENSKEFIMEMISPGMCKKDYKLEVENDILSISGERKPQSTAEGKYTRREYQAAAFTRSFLLPEYVNSDEISARCEDGILTIHIPKKEEARIQQKRNISIS from the coding sequence ATGTTATACGATTTAGATAAACGCAAAAAGAGAGAAGATTTAAATGAAGGGTTCTGGGATGATTTCACTAACAGGGATTTGTTCGAGGACTTTCCTGTCAGAGCACGGAGGCAAAGCAGGCCGGCAATAAACATCATAGAAAATAGCAAGGAGTTTATTATGGAAATGATTTCACCCGGCATGTGTAAGAAAGATTACAAACTAGAAGTGGAAAACGACATACTTTCAATATCCGGAGAAAGAAAGCCGCAAAGTACAGCAGAAGGAAAGTATACCCGCCGGGAGTACCAGGCAGCAGCTTTTACGAGATCGTTCCTTTTGCCCGAATATGTCAATAGTGACGAAATATCGGCGCGCTGTGAAGACGGCATCCTTACTATCCACATACCCAAAAAAGAAGAAGCCAGAATACAGCAAAAACGAAATATCAGTATCTCCTGA
- the tamL gene encoding translocation and assembly module lipoprotein TamL: MNRHHTNILVLLIIAVLSGACSGAKYLGEGQKYYDGAEVKIVSPKGIKGKVEMKIDLEEMLTPEPNVKLLGSRPKVWFYNIAGEPKKEKGLKYWMKTKLGAPPVYYSDVDISRNVNLLENKLNNEGYFQAYVTYEVKEGNLANTIVFKAHVSEPYRYDTVRFPPGEETLPRSIRGIREGTLLETGQRYDLDKMKSERARIEKELKDQGYFYFDDRYLLFRADSTLGNRRIDLHMTVKEDAPTQAQEIYRIGDIQVYPNYQFDGQGTTQSVDTTMVDDIHYIHSDNAFKPEVITRHVRLREGDIYTKEAELVTLNRLIQLDVFKFVNVDFKDMGHNELRADVFLTPFKKKSIRLELQAVSKSNNNVGPNFTASFRNRNFLRGAERYELNLTAGYEVQVGGQTDQPLNSYILGVENVLTVPRFVTPLKIENVSSRFVPETKFKLGFKTLQRVDLFRLNSIDIDYGFSWHETKTRRHELYPVSIDFIQLGNVSERFDSVLQNRPTFARSYEEQFIMGTTYSFYYNSQGKEERVNRTHNFYFNGNIDVAGNLVHLLQSSTSSENNTDDNPYQLLGSPYSQFVKTDLDFRHFWRLSSTTKLASRLIAGIGYAYGNSVVMPYTKQFSIGGSSSIRAFRARSVGPGIYEAPEDQNYIDQTADIKLEGNVEYRFDIIGAFKGAVFVDAGNVWTIEEDENRPGSTFDSSEFYNQIAVGTGVGLRFDVQFFVLRFDLAFPLKTPADDKWRFGDIAISDREWRSQNLVLNIAIGYPF, from the coding sequence GTGAACCGACACCATACAAATATTTTAGTTTTACTAATTATTGCCGTGCTTTCAGGGGCCTGCAGTGGGGCCAAATACCTGGGCGAAGGCCAGAAATATTATGATGGTGCCGAGGTTAAAATAGTTTCTCCAAAGGGAATAAAAGGGAAGGTAGAAATGAAAATAGATCTGGAAGAAATGCTGACCCCCGAGCCCAATGTAAAGCTGCTGGGATCCCGGCCAAAAGTATGGTTTTATAATATAGCAGGGGAACCTAAAAAAGAAAAAGGCCTGAAATACTGGATGAAAACAAAACTGGGAGCCCCGCCTGTTTATTACTCTGATGTCGATATTTCGCGTAATGTTAACCTACTGGAAAACAAACTAAATAATGAAGGGTATTTTCAGGCCTATGTTACTTACGAAGTTAAGGAAGGGAACCTGGCCAATACCATTGTTTTTAAGGCGCATGTGAGCGAGCCCTATCGCTACGATACCGTACGTTTCCCTCCCGGAGAAGAGACGCTACCACGGTCGATCAGAGGAATAAGAGAAGGCACGCTGCTGGAAACCGGACAGCGGTACGATCTGGATAAAATGAAAAGCGAAAGGGCAAGAATAGAAAAAGAACTCAAAGATCAGGGATATTTTTATTTTGACGACAGGTATTTGCTATTCAGGGCCGACAGCACCCTTGGTAACAGAAGAATAGACCTGCATATGACCGTAAAAGAAGATGCACCGACCCAGGCACAGGAAATATATCGCATTGGTGATATTCAGGTTTACCCAAATTATCAGTTTGACGGGCAAGGGACCACGCAAAGTGTGGACACCACTATGGTGGACGATATCCATTATATCCATAGTGACAACGCCTTTAAACCTGAGGTCATTACCCGGCATGTCAGGCTGAGAGAAGGTGATATTTATACCAAAGAGGCAGAGTTGGTTACACTTAACAGGCTCATTCAGCTTGATGTTTTTAAGTTTGTGAATGTTGATTTTAAAGATATGGGGCATAATGAGTTGAGGGCGGATGTATTCCTCACACCTTTTAAGAAAAAGTCCATAAGACTGGAGTTGCAGGCCGTATCAAAGTCGAATAACAATGTTGGTCCGAACTTTACCGCATCCTTTCGAAACAGAAACTTTCTCAGAGGAGCCGAGCGCTATGAGCTTAACCTCACGGCCGGATATGAGGTGCAGGTAGGCGGGCAGACCGACCAGCCACTAAACTCTTATATTCTGGGAGTAGAGAATGTACTGACGGTTCCCAGGTTCGTAACGCCGCTCAAAATCGAAAATGTTTCATCCCGGTTTGTGCCCGAAACAAAATTTAAGCTGGGATTCAAAACCCTTCAGCGCGTCGACCTTTTCAGGTTAAACTCAATAGATATTGACTACGGGTTCTCCTGGCACGAAACAAAAACAAGAAGACACGAGCTATATCCCGTAAGCATAGATTTTATCCAGTTGGGCAATGTTTCAGAAAGGTTTGATAGCGTACTGCAAAATCGCCCCACCTTTGCCAGAAGTTATGAAGAGCAGTTTATAATGGGTACCACTTACTCATTTTACTACAACTCTCAGGGTAAGGAAGAAAGGGTAAACAGAACGCACAATTTCTATTTCAATGGCAATATTGACGTTGCCGGTAACCTGGTACACCTGCTGCAGTCATCCACCAGCTCCGAAAACAACACTGATGACAACCCATATCAGCTGCTGGGGTCGCCATACTCACAATTTGTAAAAACGGATCTTGATTTCAGGCATTTCTGGCGTTTGAGCTCTACCACTAAGCTTGCGTCCCGGCTGATAGCCGGAATAGGATATGCCTATGGCAATTCGGTAGTTATGCCTTATACAAAGCAATTCTCAATAGGGGGCTCAAGTAGTATCAGGGCATTTAGAGCCAGGTCCGTGGGGCCGGGTATATATGAAGCCCCCGAAGATCAAAATTATATAGACCAGACTGCCGATATCAAGTTAGAAGGAAATGTGGAGTACAGATTCGATATTATTGGTGCCTTTAAGGGGGCCGTGTTTGTAGACGCCGGTAATGTCTGGACCATTGAGGAAGACGAAAACAGGCCCGGATCCACATTTGACTCCTCGGAGTTTTACAATCAGATTGCCGTGGGTACTGGTGTTGGCCTGAGGTTCGATGTTCAGTTTTTTGTGCTCCGTTTTGATCTTGCCTTTCCATTGAAAACCCCCGCAGACGACAAATGGCGTTTTGGCGACATAGCCATTAGCGACAGAGAATGGCGCAGCCAGAACCTCGTGCTTAACATAGCCATAGGGTATCCTTTTTAA